Proteins encoded within one genomic window of Sulfurovum sp. XGS-02:
- a CDS encoding RimK/LysX family protein, translating into MEVIGYIERVDLPGLDLFALDAKIDTGADSCSMHCDDIEVEGENVIFTLHDEVHPAYHGKRLTLPIFKIKNVKSSNGKSEERVFVKSMVKLGCKTYEAEISLTNRENMKYPMLIGRRFLSHHYLIDVSHKYITKDK; encoded by the coding sequence ATGGAAGTAATAGGATATATAGAGAGAGTGGATCTTCCGGGACTGGATCTTTTTGCATTGGATGCTAAGATCGATACAGGTGCGGATTCTTGTTCTATGCACTGTGACGACATTGAAGTAGAGGGTGAGAATGTTATTTTCACCCTACATGATGAAGTACACCCTGCCTATCATGGTAAAAGGCTTACGTTGCCGATATTTAAGATCAAAAATGTAAAAAGTTCTAATGGAAAAAGTGAAGAGAGAGTATTCGTCAAATCGATGGTGAAATTGGGTTGTAAAACGTACGAAGCAGAGATTTCACTGACCAATCGAGAAAATATGAAGTACCCAATGCTGATAGGAAGACGTTTCCTGTCACATCACTATCTGATAGATGTTTCCCATAAATATATTACAAAGGATAAATAA